The following proteins are encoded in a genomic region of Channa argus isolate prfri chromosome 3, Channa argus male v1.0, whole genome shotgun sequence:
- the LOC137124616 gene encoding uncharacterized protein, with protein sequence MQVIRSEPRQDSTWAEVKCQSSCLPDNPTFIWYKNGQKIWRETTSLSHEDNFNSTDSYSCAVKGHEKFPSPPVYPPQVPSVSENEDSPKASGQIFTITDFRPEHSGNYSCEAQNTRGRHHSTLYLNVESANIRLTLLVLLLIPLFVLSLITSWYCWIQLRKKKKLSSNIESNGSTEMKESDSGPDYENISAFRSVTAAQTDDTEEQSDSYNIYANISEVNRCSTD encoded by the exons ATGCAGGTGATCAGATCAGAACCCCGTCAGGACTCAACCTGGGCAGAAGTGAAGTGTCAAAGCAGTTGTTTACCTGATAATCCCACCTTCATCTGGTACAAGAATGGACAGAAGATTTGGAGAGAAACAACATCTCTGTCTCATGAAGACAACTTCAATTCTACAGACAGTTATTCCTGTGCTGTGAAAGGTCATGAGAAGTTCCCCTCTCCtccagtgt ATCCTCCACAggttccctctgtgtca gagaatgaagactcaccaaaagcttcaggacagatcttcaccatcactgacttcagacctgaacacagtggCAATTATTCCTGTGAAGCTCAGAACACAAGAGGACGTCATCACTCCACTTTGTATCTGAATGTTGAGTCAG CAAATATCAGGCTGACCCTGCTGGTCTTGCTGCTGATTCCTCTCTTTGTCCTGAGCCTGATTACAAG CTGGTATTGTTGGATTCAAttaaggaagaagaaaaaacttaGCAGCAACATTGAATCAAATGGAAGCACAGAGATGAAAGAG TCAGACTCTGGTCCTGATTATGAGAACATCTCAGCCTTCAGGTCGgtcactgcagcacagacagacgACACGGAGGAGCAG TCCGACTCCTACAATATTTATGCGAACATCTCTGAGGTCAATCGCTGCAGCACAGACTGA